Within the Oncorhynchus clarkii lewisi isolate Uvic-CL-2024 chromosome 2, UVic_Ocla_1.0, whole genome shotgun sequence genome, the region CAAGCAGCCACTGTCACTGAAATATTTACTGCAATCACTGCACTCATACACATTTTCCCCAGTGTGACTTTTCTGATTACACATTATTGGGTAAAGCAGTTTTTCTACATACATGACACCTGTATGATTTCGCCCCTGTGACTCCTCATCATGTGAAATGTCAGACGGAAGCTAGTGCTGAAACACTTGTCACAATGACTGCAGCTATATCCTTTACCTCCTGCATGAATCTTCATGTGCCTTTTCAGACTATTGCGAACGCTGAATTCTTTGCCACAATCAGAACATTGATACGGTTTATCCCCTGTGTGGGTTCTCATGTGCACAATCAGATCCCTATTGCTAGTGAAGCATTTACTACAAACATGACAACACATCCTATCTGCAATGTGAGTTTGGATGTGATGTTTCATACTTTCTGTGGACTCAAAACATtttccacacacaccacaaatatGTTCTTTCTCATTTGTATGAGTTTGCACATGTTTCATTAACGAACCCATGTACTGGAAAGACTTTCCACACACTTTACAACGGCAAGGAGCATTATCCCTTTGCCTGGGTGATTTCAGATCGGACGACTCTGTGGATTTTCTACCCTTAATATTCATATGGGAGCTTTGTCTTTTTCCTGTCCATCTTTTCTTTGATTTGACTGGTTTAAAACCTGACGGAGGCCCTCCAACTCCCATCCAATCAATGTTTTCCCTCTGAGCTGCAGAACAGTATGGATTTCTTGCATAATTAGGCTGAGAATCACTGGTTGGTTCTGATAATCTGTAGTCCTCTCCACCAGTTTCTGCTTTGATATTTGCAGTTGAGGT harbors:
- the LOC139373358 gene encoding zinc finger protein 572-like translates to MSKIQLLRVFLNERLRTAAEEILWAVEKTIAEEVSRSNEENDRLQRQLEIALIKLNRADILQQSVSEQVPPEQQQCVQEWSPSLGQEDPEPTQIKEEQEELRTSQWEEQLQELEDDTKDSIFTNAFMEPDCEDPTRHSYLYQAQNEGKEERDSLPSTSTANIKAETGGEDYRLSEPTSDSQPNYARNPYCSAAQRENIDWMGVGGPPSGFKPVKSKKRWTGKRQSSHMNIKGRKSTESSDLKSPRQRDNAPCRCKVCGKSFQYMGSLMKHVQTHTNEKEHICGVCGKCFESTESMKHHIQTHIADRMCCHVCSKCFTSNRDLIVHMRTHTGDKPYQCSDCGKEFSVRNSLKRHMKIHAGGKGYSCSHCDKCFSTSFRLTFHMMRSHRGEIIQVSCM